A segment of the Labrus mixtus chromosome 15, fLabMix1.1, whole genome shotgun sequence genome:
GAAGAGCAAgacccacacatgcacgcaaaCGCCTAACAGATGAGAAATACTTCTAAAAAACCTGCTTCCAGTGTACCACATTTCCTGTTACACTCTGTGGACAAGCATAGACACATCAGCTCTCACGCTGCATGCAAAAATGCTCCCACACAGAATACAACCTCCCAGAGAGCAATTTAGTGGAAACCACTCCTATGACATCAAGGTTTGTGGTTGTGGACACTTGAATGTTACATGCTGACGGTGCAATGAGATTGAATTGTAATGAACAAGAATGTGCCTAAACCTGCTAACACCTTTTGACAGAGGCCCAACTTGGTTCAAAGAGGGATGATCAGTGGGCTCAAGTGGTCAAAGAAAACCCTCGGGGTAAGACACTGAGGATTAGTGGAAGCTTGCCACTCTtaaaatcttttctttcttctggaTACGACATTGTCCGCAGCCTTACCAACTCTGAGCCTCTTGTTTTTCAAAGGAGAATAAGCCTCTATgctctgtgtctcctcctgtgttgttgttggtttggtGGTCTTGTCCTTGCAAACTCCACAGTGATTAATCTTGAGTGTTTCAGCCGTTTTTTTCCAAACAAGGAATCAGCTCTTGGACTGTCGTGCTTCACTGTTGTCAGCCAGACAGTCTTATTTAATATAGACGGGGTCAACCTTCCTGTCTTTCCCACATAAAAACTTCTCAATAAGTCCCACAGTTATCTCGCTATGCCTGGTTCATGCTTTCCACTCTCTTAGGTAATAGAAAACACTGGAAAAGGTCTTCGTGCTGACCTTTCTCCAAATGGGAAGCATGTGTCATGACTCAAAATCACATTTCACTCAAAATCGAATCAGTCCGCATGTCTTCCTCTCTTGAATACCCGAGACATTCTGTTTGATTCTGTTTCAGAAGTGGCAGATTTGTGCAGACGTTTTTGCACTGATCTCATTTGAGTGTGTAGATTGGACCACCATGGTTTTTATTATGGCGGTGGCAGCAGTTCCATTGTGTCTGCTCTAGTAGGTCCCCTCGCAGTGTGCTGTGTTAATGAAACCCCCTGTCTCATTAGCTTAAACAGTGGCAGCTCTCCGTGTCATTGTGAGAAAGACTTGAGGAGACGAGTGGAGCAGAATGCTGCATCGGGAATTTGGCAGGAGCTTTCTCCTCTTGTTGGGTTTCactttgtctctccctctggGCAGGTCTGTCTCCACCCAGTGTGTTTGGGTTCATCTGCAGTGAAGGATCTGATTTCAGGGCTGTCTGGCTGCTCCGAGCTCTGTCTGCACAGCACAAAATGCCTTCAACTGAATGGGGCACCATACTCTTCACATCAGTGTTGAAAAAAGTGGGGTTAGGTCGCCCCCAACTGGGCAAAATTGAGAAGAGatataattacattttgactGTAACAATTTTGTAACCTAAcccaatctgttttttttttttctgcagctctgcgCTGTAACTGCACAAACTGTGAGAAGACGGGCTTTGAATGCGAGACAGATGGCGCCTGCATGGCCTCCACATACTTCACCGAAGGGAAGGAGCAGCACGTACGCATCTGTATCACTCGGGAAAACCTGGTCCCTCCTGGACAACCTTTCTACTGTCTGAGTGCCGAGGGCCTGCTCAACACACATTGCTGCTATGAAGATTATTGCAACAGTATTGACCTGAAAATCCCAGGTGAGGGCTTGACATCAAACATCCACCACTTTATGGCTCATTAATAACACTGCCACAGTCTGTAAGATTTAAATCTCACACCTTTTTTTCACCTCCTTTACTCTTTTCCTCCTAGTCCCAACAAAGGAGGGGGACTGGTCAGGCTCAGGAGGCTCCTGGGGTCCTGTGGAGCTGGTGGCGGTCATCGCCGGGCCggtttttctcctctgtgtgctgctgatgGTGGGTGTGTTCCTGTTCCAGTATCATCAGAGGGCCTACAGCCATAGACAGAGGCTGGAGGTGGAAGACCCATCCTGTGACCATCTATACCTGGCCAAGGACAAGACCCTGCAGGACCTCATCTATGACATGTCCACCTCAGGATCTGGCTCTGGTCAGTCAATGCTGCTTAGCCAATTTgacatgttaaaaataaatcctgtgaGAATTTCTTTAAGACTACAACATGTCATTCCTTTGATTTCCAAATCAACGAGTATTTAGCCAAAACACTGAATAGAATGATCCTGTGAAAAGTTGGTATCCAGAACCAACCAAGGTTACCTAAGCAGTCCAACTCTACGAATGCTGGAGTTTCTATGACTGCTTGTTCACACAATTTTTCTCCCAACTGTACCTTGCAGGTTTGCCCCTGTTTGTACAGCGGACAGTGGCCAGGACCATTGTGCTGCAGGAGATAATAGGAAAGGGTCGCTTTGGTGAGGTGTGGCGAGGGAAGTGGCGGGGAGGAGACGTGGCGGTGAAGATCTTTTCGTCCAGAGAGGAGCGCTCCTGGTTCAGAGAGGCTGAGATCTATCAGACAATCATGCTGCGCCATGAAAACATCCTGGGATTCATTGCAGCAGACAATAAAGGTGAGGGTGTTTATGGGCAGTGTGGACAGTGACATGAACATTTCAGACATTTATGTAACATTGTAAATGTAAAGACCGGAAGAAGTGAGGTGCAGATGGATAGACAGATTGATATTTAGAAATTCTCTTTTGTAATGCTGTGTTTAGTTCAAGCACATTATCCATTAATTGAGTATCGTCTACATATTTAATATGTtgggttgttttttcttcttcagataATGGCACATGGActcagctgtggttggtgtcaGATTATCATGAGCACGGCTCTCTCTTTGACTACCTAAACCGCTACTCTGTCACCATTGAGGGCATGATCAAACTGGCACTGTCAGCTGCCAGCGGCCTGGCACACCTCCACATGGAGATCCTCGGCACTCAGGGTGAGACAGACTGCCATGTTTAAATGTAGCACGCACCAAATACCTTGAATAAATACATCAACACAGCAGGAACATAAAAGCCCAGACAGGAGTTATTCACATTCTGCAAGCGCATGCTATTTCTGCTGAGCCTATGCAAATGTAATGATGTGTTATGTGTCGTCCTGCAGGTAAGCCAGGCATTGCTCACCGTGACCTCAAGTCTAAAAATATCCTGGTTAAGAAGAACGGCATGTGTGCCATAGCTGACCTGGGCCTGGCAGTCCGCCACGAGTCCATCACAGACACAATCGATATAGCGCCGAACCAGCGTGTGGGCACTAAGAGGTAAACGTTTCCATCTTTAATCACTGAGAAGCATGCACCCATACATGAGGGATCCTTCTGATGTTTGGAGTGTACGtctagtttttaaaatattcatgccATGTGGGTGTTTTTTGGTGCTGATATATAAAAAGTGATAATTTAACAAATGACCTGTCTGATCTCCAAATTTGATTTGACTCTTTGACTTTAACACAATAGGTCAGTTGAATGTTTTGTGTACTAAAAAGTCTTATTTATTGCACTTATTCATCTTTGTCTGTTATGTCATTGTAGGTATATGGCTCCAGAAGTCCTGGATGAAACCATCAACATGAAACACTTTGACTCCTTCAAATGTGCTGACATTTACGCACTGGGCCTGGTGTACTGGGAGATCGCACGTCGCTGCAATGCAGGAGGTAGGACCTGAAACGATGATGAGAGATAATCAGTCGTTTTAAATGGTGCACGTAACTTCCCATGCAAAATTTGTGACGTATTAAAAACAAACGTGAGAGTAAAATGTGTGCAGCCGTAATCAGACTCTGACACGTGCACACGCACATTTTGAAGGCCGGGGGAAATTGGGGAGACAGACAGTGAGCTGGTCAACTGAAGCAAGATTGTTTATTGAAGCCTCTCATACAATTAATTTAGCTAAATATTAAACTGTGTTGACAGATACATGTCACTATAACATATCACTAGCCagtttcacacatacacatgcctTTAATCTGTACCCTCAGACTGTTTAATGATGTAATCGTTTGGTGTAGAAAtccaaagtaaaacaaaaagcatgAAACAACCTTGGACCATAGCACCAGTAGATCTTATTGATATCTTCAGATGTCATGTCGTTTGGGTGTTGCTGTAAACGATCTGCTGGCtttatttgatgcattttttcaTGAGGTTCTTTTCACTGACCTTTTATGGTTAACTGTGGGTGTGTAGAGGTTGGAATATGGGTCTGAACCACGTGCacacatttccaggtggatcgtgatTCATTTAAAGGAACATTGCTCACAGGTGTACGTACCCATGGTGTTATGAATTTGGGGGTTTTGGTGTAAAACACTTTTAGGatggttgatgttttttattatataaaacAGTGTTTAGAAACTGACAATGcctctgttgttttcttcaggTATACACGAGGAGTACCAGCTGCCCTACTATGACCTGGTGCCCTCTGACCCCTCTATAGAAGAAATGAGGAAGGTAGTGTGTGACCAGAAACTTAGGCCCAATGTGCCCAACTGGTGGCAGAGCTATGAGGTAATTCACATTACAAATACACACTAAGAGCTTCactgttttctaaaaatgtctAACTGACTTTATAGGaaagaatgatttaaaatgtgagatATCAATGTTTCTAAAGATATCAAAGGATCAAGATTAGAGAATGGGACTCGTGAAATATTGCTCAAAATATTTTGGAATTCTGTTCTTTTGCTGTTGTTTGGGAAAATGAAGATTCTAGACTAATATTCATAACTTTGTTCTGTGCAGTCCTTGCGTGTCATGGGGAAGATCATGAGGGAGTGCTGGTACGCCAACGGAGCAGCCAGACTGACGGCCCTGCGCATCAAGAAGACCCTGTCTCAGCTCAGCGTGGAGGAGGATATCAAGATGTGAgcgaagagaaaaaaaaaagacgtgctGGAGATGCACAACCAGACCACACTCCcataggaaagaaaaaaaaacaaaacaattaagaCGACTGCAAATGAAAACCCTGCCAGTTTTAAAGCCACACTCCGAGTTGTGACGAGGCCTACCTCACCTTTTTAGCCAAAACTACTGAGagaccccctcccccttctttcttgactcaccccccccccccccacgtccCCCTTTGTTCCTCCTGCGTCCCTCTGTTTTGATCTTCCCTTATCCATGGGCCACACCATTACAGCACTACCACTGTTAATATCATCACACTAAACCTTTTTCGTTTGCATTTCCCATGGCAGGAATAACTACCGTTGTACAGTGACGGGATATtttttgtttgaacttttttttacctctgaaaTATGTTCAAGCTCGCCCAGGAAAGTCCAGAAgattgtgagttttttttaagtttaagtcATTTTCTGTCCATCCAACATCATATAAGTGATGCAGTGAGAGGGGAAGAGGCTGAAGCACTGCCTCTGGGGTTAAATCTGTCTGAACTACTAGCATGTTGTAAAAAGCGGTGGTTCATGAAACAAAACGGGGAATTGAACGTTTGGTTTGAAGCTGATCAGATTTAGTTTGTTACTCCCTCACTTGAGTCTCCTACAAAAAGAAACGAGTTGCACTCAACTGTAGCTTCCTCATCAGTTGTGAGACCTGCAGGTTTTCACATAGCAGATGTGGTCCGGATCTGGTATTAGTATGAAATGTGGCAGGGATAAATGTTTGGgatggtttttatttatttgttgatagttttttttaatttcatattaATGAACACTGTGAGACGAGACGTAAAAAAAGCGAGAGCCTTGATTTAAAAGTAAACGTTgtagttcagtctgtgtctTCATCTTTTCAGGCATAAAAGCAAAGGGGGTTGTTGCATTCCTTTAATAAGATACTGAGTGCTAATATGGATGCATCTATGGTGCCCCCTCTTGGTGACAGGCAACGATCTCATGCACACTGAGCAAATATGAGGCGTATGAAATGGCAAtgaaaattgtttttaaaatctatttttgtgttttgtgtaaagACATCATGATGggtgttttcttttgactctGACATTAGACACTACTGATGATGGGTACATATATGATTtgtatataaaacatgcattattttctcttttatgcCACAAGAAGCAGTGTGACATCTGAGCAGTGGTGATAGTGTGAGCGGTACTTTCAAAAGTCTGTTGTTTTGATGGGTTTGGATGGTTTTAAAGTTACCGGGAAAagactgccatctgctggatttctgtttttttaaacatgctccTCTCATGGCAATATGGTGGTACTACTGATCCCAATGAATTTTGCTGCAACTcctgttttttcctttgtttaatTGCGGGTTTTGCTCGTTGAGTTCTTGTCAGAGCTCGGTAATGCAGATCTGTTTCTTCATACTGAATGTCCTAAGGGGTGAAATCTCTTTCTCAATGACACTGGAATATTTTGAGAGCAACATGTAACCTTGAATTCTGATGCTGCCGATGGCTgttcagagaaaaagacagctgTGGCAGTTCTCACAGGGAACGTACAGTTGTGTGAAAAGTAGTTTAGACATTTTACCTTCAGAGACTTGACATGCTCTAAAGTGAAACTGCATGTTTTCATTCTACTTTGTGGTCTGCAGCTTGGAGACTGTCTGCAGATAAAACTATGAAAGTATTACACTGACATTTGTCACCATTGGGCTCTGCACTGTTATGTCCACATGGACCTGAGTTAATGTTAGTTATGTCATAAATGATCCAGCATTCATATGTCATGTTAGTATCCATTTTGCATGCTGTCTCAAACACTGGGTCCTCTGCACTGAGGTAGATGAACGTAAAActtccctcttcctccctgtcGTCTTTCTTTTGTTTCGGGTCATTGGCTGTTTCCTAAAAATGTTGCTGCTACTTCTAACATGGGTAGATGTTCAGCAGGCAGGTCAGAGAAGGAGAGCCGAGGATGAGAAATGTGCTGCTGTCAGTTGAACCAAAATTCAGAGTCCAAACACTCCTGTCCATGTTTGAATTGTTGCCATGGGTATATGACCATCAGACATCCTGTTCATTAGTTCAACTTCTAGATTTCAAATCATGTTGTGCAAATCTTTTCAGAATACATTGACAGTGTACATagataataaacaataaattcCTCTTTTTCTTAACCGACTTGGTGTTCATTCAACatgttaaattgtgttttcattaacCCTTTGCTCTTTGGGATTCTGCAACAGTACTTACTGTCATTATGCCTTTGTACTTACACACTGCATCAACAGGAGATGATGTTGGTGTCCAAGTGTGTGGTTTCACGTTGGGGTTTTGTGGAATCAAAGGAGGCATAACATGGACTCAGacctacacacgcacacatacagtgCTGTTCCACCCTGCCAGACCGACCCTACACTTCATCACGGTATTCCCCCCAGTTAGGCCAGGATCAGGAGCTCCCACCATTACGCCTCTGTGCTTTACACACTGCAGAAGAGGCTTGATGGGTGAAAATATCCCGCCTTTAACCAGGAAAATCAAAGCTACAATTGAAAACTGCAGCTTCAGTTGCAGAACTTGAAATAACCCAAAGTTTTAAACGGTTTGGCTGTGTTAGATTCTGCTGATCATGCTGGCCATTTAGCATTAAAATGATCGAATCGTTGCACTCCTGTTTTAATATAGACATTActgattttgattcaaaatGAAGGTAGATGCTGCATGTAGTCTTTTCATGAATTCTACGACCTTGTGAAAAAAACCTGCCTTCATCACACTccatccaaaatccaatgcgaTATCACTTGAGGCATTGTATCGGATTTGTTTGGTATCTTGAGTAATTCCAAACGAGAGCCCGTCACTCGACAcatatttttaggcttttattgTAGCGACAGGAtagtggatagtcagaaatcagggagagagagtggggagcgacacgctggaaaggagccacagaccGGACTCGAACCCAGGGCCACCCGcctggaagactacagcctccgcaAATGGGGTGCCCCCCCATAGGCAAACATTTGAAACCTATGGTTGAATGCTTCATTTAAACTATACGGTTGAAATGAACCTTTACGCTCAGGGTCTGTCCTGTTAAATAAAAGAGTCTATAAGAATGagca
Coding sequences within it:
- the acvr1ba gene encoding activin A receptor type 1Ba, with translation MALKEIALTLLALLGSVAVGNALRCNCTNCEKTGFECETDGACMASTYFTEGKEQHVRICITRENLVPPGQPFYCLSAEGLLNTHCCYEDYCNSIDLKIPVPTKEGDWSGSGGSWGPVELVAVIAGPVFLLCVLLMVGVFLFQYHQRAYSHRQRLEVEDPSCDHLYLAKDKTLQDLIYDMSTSGSGSGLPLFVQRTVARTIVLQEIIGKGRFGEVWRGKWRGGDVAVKIFSSREERSWFREAEIYQTIMLRHENILGFIAADNKDNGTWTQLWLVSDYHEHGSLFDYLNRYSVTIEGMIKLALSAASGLAHLHMEILGTQGKPGIAHRDLKSKNILVKKNGMCAIADLGLAVRHESITDTIDIAPNQRVGTKRYMAPEVLDETINMKHFDSFKCADIYALGLVYWEIARRCNAGGIHEEYQLPYYDLVPSDPSIEEMRKVVCDQKLRPNVPNWWQSYESLRVMGKIMRECWYANGAARLTALRIKKTLSQLSVEEDIKM